The window TGGGAGTATTTTTAGGTGTTATGATAACTTTTTCTAAATTTACTAGAACAAGTGAAGCAACAGCAATGAGCTCAATAGGAATGTCTTTAAAAGATATATTGAAGCCAATAGTAATGTTAGCTTCAATTGTAACTATTTTTATTTTTTTCTTACAAGAAAGTATTATTCCAAGATCTTTTAGTAAATTAGAAGAGATAACTATGAAGATAGCATATGAAAATCCAGTATTTCAATTAAAAGAAAGAATCTTAATAGATGAAGTTGATGAATATAGTTTATATATTGAAAAAATAAATAGAAAAACAAACGAAGCAGAAAATGTATTGATATTCCAAAAAGAAGATAAAAATACTTTTCCAACTATTTTATTAGGAGATAAAGCATATTGGAAAAATATAAATATGATTTTAGAAGATTCTAAATTTTATACATTTAATCCAGATGGTACTATTAAATTAGAAGGAGAATTTAAGCAGAAAAAAATACCACTAAGTTCATATTTTCAGGAAGTATCTATAGATGTAAAAGATATTGAGGCCATGGGAATAATGACTCTCTTTAAAAGTTTAAAAGGAAAAACATATGAAGAGAAGATTCCATATTTAGTAGAAATTAATAGAAAAATAGCGATACCTTTATCAACTATTGTATTAGCAGTATTAGGTGTTTTGTTATCTATTGGACATCATAGAAGTGGTAAAGGGGCTAGTTTTGGAGTAAGTTTAGGAGTTATATTTATATATATTGTATTTTTAAATGTAGGAATGGTAATGGCAAATAAGGGTGTGGTATCACCTTATATAGGAGTTTGGTTACCTAATTTACTATTATTTGGTGGAACAGCTCTACTATATAAAAGAAAAGCAGGTGGTGCTAGATGAAAAAATTAGATATATATATAAGTAAGAACTTTATAAAATCATTTTTATTAAGTTTGATAGCTTTTATAAACATTTTTATTTTAAGTCAACTTTTTAAAATAATAAGATATATTACAGCTGGAAGAATGAGTGTATCTGAATCAGCAACCTATATATTATATTTGTTACCAAAAATTTTTATAGAGGTGACACCTTTAGCAGTTTTATTAGGGTCTCTAATGTGCATAAATAAAATGGCTTCAAATTTAGAGATAATATCATTAAAAACATCAGGGATAAGTTTTAGAAGAATAGCTAGATATCCAATAATAATATCGTTTTTTATATCACTTATAGTTTTCCAAGTTATGAATAAAGTTCATCCAATGGCTTTAGCTAAAAGTAGAGCTTTAAGAGCAGGAAGAAAGATTTCAGAAAGAGTTTTACCTGCAACTAAAAACAACGCATTTTTAAGAACAGAAGATAATTTAGTTTATTATATAAGACAAGTTGATAGAGTAAAAAATACAGGATCTCTAATTGAAATAATAAAATTAGATAAAAATTTTGAAAAAATAGAAAAAATTATAACAGCTAAAACAGGTATATTTAGTGTAGAGAAAAATTCTTGGATATTAAAAGATGCTGTTGTTAACAATTTAAGAAATAAGACTCAAGAAACATATAAGACATATTCAAATGAAGAGTTAGATAAAGCACCAGAAGATTTCATAACAATACAAGGAGATCCAGATGAATTAACAAATGCAGAGATAAGAAAAGCAATTAGAGATATTCGTATAACAGGAGGAGATATAAAAGAACCTCTTTCTGTTCTAGGAAAAAGATATTCTTTTCCCTTTGCAAGTTTTATAGTATCGTTTTTAGGTTTATCTTTAGGAAGTAGATATGTTAGAGGAGCTTCTGCTATAAGTATAGCATTAAGTGTAGGACTTGGATATTCGTACTATATTGTTCAAGCATCTTTTGAAGCATTAAGTGTAAATGGAATATTAAATCCATTTGTAAGTGGTTGGATACCAAATATTATATTTTTATCTTTAGGAATATACTTTATGAAAAGAGCGGAGTATTGAGGAGGAAAATGAGCATAATTACTAAGAGGTTAGATAACGGGATAACAGTTTTAATTGAAGATATAAAAAGTATAAATACAGCTAGTTTAGGATTTTTTGTGAGAGCAGGAGTTAAAAACGAGCTACCAGGTGAAGAAGGTATATCACATTTTATTGAACACTTATTATTTAAAGGAACAACAAATCGTTCAGCAAAAGAGATTTCAGAAGAGATAGATGATCAGGGTGGAATGATAAATGCATATACAAGTGTAGAAAAAACTGCATATTACATACAAATGACATCAAATACTTTAGAAATAGGTATAGATATTTTAAATGATATGTTTTTAAATTCTACATTTACAGAGGAAAATATTGAAAAAGAAAGAAATGTTATAATAGAAGAAATAAGAATGTATGAAGATATACCAGAGGAAGTTGTACATGAAGAGAATTTAAGTTTTGCTATAAATGGTGTTCAAAGTCAAAAAGTAGCCGGAACAATAGAAAGTTTAAAGGGAATAAATAGAGATAAGATAATTAAGTATTTTAACGATATGTATAAACCTGAAAACATAGTTATTGCAGTTGCGGGTAATATAAACGTAGAGGATACCTATGAAAGATTAAATAAAGGTATAGGACAATTAAAAGATAAAAGTACTAAAAGGTTTTATGATGGATCTATGAATATAAATTCTGGTGAAAAAATAATAAATCAAGAAACGAATCAAGTACATTTATGTGTGAACACATTAGGTGCATCAAATATAGATAAAGATAGAGTTTCAATGTCAGTAATTTCTAATGTATTAGGTGGAAATATGAGTTCAAGACTTTTCCAAAAAATTAGAGAGGAAAGAGGCCTTGCATATTCGGTATATTCATATACAACGAATTTTGATGAG of the Cetobacterium sp. NK01 genome contains:
- a CDS encoding LptF/LptG family permease encodes the protein MKIIEKYILEDVKMPIIFGVSLFTFIFLIEIIVSLMENIIVKGISLIDVLRILSFYLPPILSQTIPMGVFLGVMITFSKFTRTSEATAMSSIGMSLKDILKPIVMLASIVTIFIFFLQESIIPRSFSKLEEITMKIAYENPVFQLKERILIDEVDEYSLYIEKINRKTNEAENVLIFQKEDKNTFPTILLGDKAYWKNINMILEDSKFYTFNPDGTIKLEGEFKQKKIPLSSYFQEVSIDVKDIEAMGIMTLFKSLKGKTYEEKIPYLVEINRKIAIPLSTIVLAVLGVLLSIGHHRSGKGASFGVSLGVIFIYIVFLNVGMVMANKGVVSPYIGVWLPNLLLFGGTALLYKRKAGGAR
- a CDS encoding LptF/LptG family permease, translated to MKKLDIYISKNFIKSFLLSLIAFINIFILSQLFKIIRYITAGRMSVSESATYILYLLPKIFIEVTPLAVLLGSLMCINKMASNLEIISLKTSGISFRRIARYPIIISFFISLIVFQVMNKVHPMALAKSRALRAGRKISERVLPATKNNAFLRTEDNLVYYIRQVDRVKNTGSLIEIIKLDKNFEKIEKIITAKTGIFSVEKNSWILKDAVVNNLRNKTQETYKTYSNEELDKAPEDFITIQGDPDELTNAEIRKAIRDIRITGGDIKEPLSVLGKRYSFPFASFIVSFLGLSLGSRYVRGASAISIALSVGLGYSYYIVQASFEALSVNGILNPFVSGWIPNIIFLSLGIYFMKRAEY
- a CDS encoding M16 family metallopeptidase, which encodes MSIITKRLDNGITVLIEDIKSINTASLGFFVRAGVKNELPGEEGISHFIEHLLFKGTTNRSAKEISEEIDDQGGMINAYTSVEKTAYYIQMTSNTLEIGIDILNDMFLNSTFTEENIEKERNVIIEEIRMYEDIPEEVVHEENLSFAINGVQSQKVAGTIESLKGINRDKIIKYFNDMYKPENIVIAVAGNINVEDTYERLNKGIGQLKDKSTKRFYDGSMNINSGEKIINQETNQVHLCVNTLGASNIDKDRVSMSVISNVLGGNMSSRLFQKIREERGLAYSVYSYTTNFDEGGLFTIYAGTTHDDYKEVISIIENELKEIKEKGITEKELQRAKNQFLSMVTFGLESSKGKMSRMAGSYLVYGEVRDIEIVIEEIESVNLEDIQRVAKKIFDEKYISKTILGNMNLLTKDEK